atatatatatatatatatatatatatatatatatatatatatatatatatatatatatatatatatatattcataattaCATGcattaatacataatataaaaataaataaaaacacatataaAAGGTAtgtgataaataataaatgttagaATTATATATACAACACTAACTCTAAAATTAGGACtagaaatataaacattatatatacatatataaaatgtatatatttcttttatatatattcataaatttacccatatatatatgcataaataaatattattaaaataaataaaaatatatgataaagaATAAATGTTAGAATTAAATATACAACACCAACTCTATAATTAGGACTTAATACTTTTCCTATTAAAATtagaagtttttcaaaaaaatggaaataaagtTTCTTATCCAAAcgtgtttttatataaaaaaacttaataatgcATACTTTCATTATTGGTCGAAGATTTTATTCTGACTATTTGCTTGATAATTAGGGTAAGGtgcttaaagtttttcaaataaataaaaaaattagtctgTGAACAGACTAAATTTAGTCtgacttattatgttttattaattttgatattacttaaaacatctgaatcttattaaaattaagtgcTATTTGTAACTTagaaataacatatttaatacaactttgcaatttattaaaatggtcattttaaaataaataaatcatcaacAAAAATAACCTGAATAAACCGAATATACTCTGAGATTTACGTATATTGTATACAATTTGATgcaaaatctaaaagttttaaattagccgcaataaaaagaagttataaaacataactttatcaaaatattttttttataccatttgcATGCTTTCTATTAAGTTTTCATTGCCTTTTCTTtacggcaaattatttttgtaatggctaGTTAATGagacaatatttttcaatgtgTCACTTCCTCAACGTTGTTAAAACAACGTTTAATTAACGTTGGCaaaataacactttttcaacgttttttaacTACCACATTTTCAACGTTGGTATATgtaacgttgaataagcgttgtTTCATAAATAGCTTAAATACGTTGAAAAAGCAGCTAATGTCTAACGTTGATAAACCTTCAACTTTGCGACGTTTTTAGAGTGATTATTTGCGTACTTTTATTCAACGTCGAATAAACGGGgttttttgagaagataataTAAGTTGATATTtatacgcttattcaacgttgaaaatgtGACGTTTAATAAGCGGTTTATTTTTAACGTTGACGAAGCATAGATTTTGAATCGTCTTTAAAAtggctttttgcgtaagttgattccacgttgaatAAACGTCTTTTTTTGAGAAgctaaattacgttacaatttcaacgcttattcaacgtttaAATTTACCGCGATTTAGTATACAATAACAaacattgattcaacgttgaaagcgcgttgtttttgtgactgtaacgctttttctacgctgcgaccggttttcaacgttgattcaacgctgacatgtttgctgggataTTAACTGCAgactattttaataaatctataaaaaaaggaactttaaaaactgatgtttctgatcattttcctatatttttttctattaaattagattatcatataaaaaacgAGGGTagaatgacaataaaaaagcgAATTGTTAacaattgtaatttaaaatcattcaaaGATCAAATTTTACAGAAGAACTGGAATCACATAAACTTTAATGGTAACATAAACATTAtctataatacatttttttaaactttctttaaaatctaTAACGCTAATTTTCCAATATGTGAAATAAATCTCAAGGCCAAAGACACTCCTCGGATAACTAAGGGACGAAAAAAGTcttcaaaactaaaacaaaagttgtataataaatacttaaaaacgaaattagaaaaacataaacaaaattacaaaaactacaaaaatctGTTTGAAAAACTGCGCAAAAAAggctaaaaaaaactattactctAAATTGCTTACGCAACACAAActtaacttttaagttttaagttaaaACGCCTCTGGgaattaatgaaagaaattacagGAAAGCAAAAAGTAATTTCAACCTCCCTTCCacttacaataaaataattaatgatacTAATGAAATTACGACTgaatttaacaaactttttccCAATATATGAGCAAGTTTATCAAACAAAATTCctttaacaaattataaattaacagaTTAACTTAAAACAACAAACTCCTTACATTTTACAAACCTAACGCGTGAGGAATTTGATATAGCTTTTAGAtcgttaaaaagaaataaatcagTACAACCTGAcaatataaattgaaataatgtaataaacttTTACGACGTCATTAAATACtctttacaaaataatcatgtaatattctttacaaaatctttaaagcATCCATTAAACAAAGTTATTTCCCAGACTCTCTGAAAATCGCAAAAGTAATTCCTATTTTTAACACAGGAGATCtgattaatataacaaattacagacctatttctgttcttccagttatttcaaaaattttaaagaataatgtataacagaATGAACACATACCAAATTACCAAtaaactcttttataaaaatcagttcgGTTTAAAGAAAAACAGATCAACCAAAGATGCTATTCTGTAATTTACACGTTGTATTAACGAATCtttcaaaaatctaaatttttgaaagattagTTAATACAACGtgtcaaaagtttttaacaagtCAATGAGAACACTtggtgttttcattgatttgttaaaagcttttgacacgGTTAATCATAAATCTTTtgcttaaaaaacttgaatgctATGACATAGCAGGTAAAACTCTAagttggttcaaaagttatttctCCGACCgaattcaatttgtttttaacaaagattCCCGATCTCAAACATTAATGAACATAACATATGGTGTCCCACAAAAATCCATACTTGGACCACttcttttcaatatatatatatttttttttaaccaagcATCCAAATTAAAGACTACAATTTTTGCAGACGACACAAACTTGTTTCAGTCACATGAAAATATAAAcatgctttttaataatatgaatcgaaaacttgaaaaaatgttcttttggttcaaaaaaaaaaattactatctttaaatattgaaaaaacaaaaatggataCTTTTCTATCCAAACTAAAAAAAGCAGATACTGCATATAAATATACCTGATCTTTTTATTAATCATGTCATcctaaaaagagaaaaaatgataaaattttcgagagtttttattgaaaaaaatctgtCTTGGAAATCACgcatcaataatatttttaacaaagttgaAAAAGGCATTGGAATTCTATACAATTTTAGCATTACAGAGTGCAGCAATGCATagttattttcaacaaaaagcaattaacataattatattactcttttattcattgtcATATAAATTATCcaaatattatatggggaagtACACATAAAACTAAACTTGAATCTCTTTATCGGCATCAGAATAAGGCAGCTcgcataataaatttaaaaaaatcgtttttcgAACTCTGAACCaccttttaaagaaaaagaccccttaaattttatcaactaaatgtatttaatgttttgtgttttatgtacaaatgtaaagaACTTACGTCCCCCTATGTTTTAAACCTTTTCTTGCAAAAATAAACAAGCtcaattttgcatttttctctgGAATGAAATAGTACgacctaattttgttttttcatctgAATTGACCTATTCCTTTTTCAaacaatctattaaaaaaattgctttttttaaaaaaaaacttcttgattttttaaaaaatattttcagttacCATACTGCATATTGattggttttgttttattttgagttttactTATGAAGTATGTACagtatttatgatatatttagtgattatgtattttttaatccatttatttaaccataaaatatgaaaatttacaataatattttataaactcgCATAAACTAGGTTAGGTGTTATATAGTTAAAGACTAGttaatggagtgacacctaaaaaaaacatgataactttactaaaaattataactaaagataaaaactaccgtaaaaataattattataaagtttatagcTATgacagaaattattaaaataaacataatattagcAAAAATTAGGACAATAACCATAAAACTATTACTACAATTCAATCACTATCActatcattataaataatattattaagatttataaaacaaaggtaaattaatgataaaagtaATATGAGTAGTAGAGTTAAAAAAGACAgcatataataaaagtaataatagttttataaatacagtaatataaaaaaagcaataaaaaattaatattcattaaatatatacttaaataaaaatttcttaatttggtTTCGATTGAGAAGAAGAACGTTGATAATTAAAgggtatttagttaaaatcttttttttttaataaatggtatTATTTGGTTCCAGTAATtttggtatatatttattttatatagtatatagggTAAAGTGAGGTTAACTGGGTACAGGTGTTAACTGGGCCACTGGCTGTTCATACTTCTGCAGTTTGAATACACCGCTTTTATTGATGTTTCCCAAACGATCCACTAAGTGGCACTACTTGCTGCTGATTTTGAATGCAAATggcagccattttaaaattttattaagcattTGTTGTTCTTGGAAGTCACATGTATTGTTTTACTGCAGCGTTAGAAAGTTGATAGAATCTGTGTTTATCAAGTTTTGTGAGTTTTAATAACTGATTTCTGAACTTTAATATAGTGCCTATTTGAATAATTATCACAAATTacgcaaatatttaaaatactggtaagtttttgtaaaaatatgaattttgatATAGTGGGGTTAAGTGGGCCGGCTATTCATGTGGTTATATGGGACGGCCCACTTAACCCCaccaatgaaaaattaatttaatataatcatttaattaacatttatatcaactaattatgttttttttttattccagtttataaataaattaaattaaaatgccCCGTCAACGTCAACGTACCACAACGCACAGATCGTATTCCATTGATGCTTTAAAAACGGCaactgaataaattataaaaggaGAACTATCGATAAGAAAAGCAGCGGCCAGTCATCagataccaaaaaatacattagcCAGGTATGTgctcaaagttaaaaatacaccTGATGGAGTTAAGGTTAATTTTCGACCATCAAATGAACATTTACTCGTTTTCAACTCAAGTGAAGAATtgctattgaaaaaatatattcaagatGCAGTCAACATGCACCATGGACTTTCATTTACCCAAGTTCGTCGCTTAGCTTTTGAGTTTGccatagtaaataacaaaaacgtGAAATGTAATTGGACAGAAGAAAAAATGGCTGGAATAGAATGGCTGCATTCATTTATGAGACAACAGAGTTTGGCGCTAAGAACCCCCGAACAAACTAGTCTTAGCCGTTGCACTAGTTTCAATAAAACTAATGTTGgagcatttttttcaaatttagaagGTGTTATTAACCAATTTAATATACAAGCACAAGACATTTTTAACTTAGATGAGACTGGTCTTACAAGTTTACATAAACCAGTAAAAGTTTTGGCTTTAAAGGGGCAAAAGCAAGTTGGCCAGGCAACATCAGCTGAACGAGGTGTCTTGGTTACAGCATGTTGTATTGTTGGAGCTACAGGAACTGCAATACCTCCATATTTGCTGTTTCCCAGAGTGTTTTTTAAGGAACACATGATTAAAGGCGCACCTGTTGGAACAAAAGGTGCAGCAACAAAATCTGGATGGATgatttcagatatttttattgatgtccTCAAACATTTTGTCGATCACGTAAGACCTACAACAGACAGTCCAAAGTTGATATTATTAGACAACCACGAGAGCCACTTAAGTATTGCTGCGTTGAATTATGCAAAGACTAATGGCATAATGTTGCTGACCTTCCCTCCGCACTGCAGCCATAAGTTGCAGCCTCTGGATGTGAGCGTATTCGGTCCCTTAAAAAAACACTACAACAGAGCCTGCAATGATTGGATGACAAACCATCCTGCGACTCCAATCACAATTTATGACATAGGAGAATTACTGGGGACTGCTTTTCCGTTAGCATTTACGCCAAGGAATATTTCCCAAGGGTTCAAAGCAGCAGGAATCTACCCATTTGATTCCCAAATATTTACAGAAGAAGATTTTTTAGCTGCAACAGTTACAGATAGACCAGATCCAACTGTTTCAGATACGACCATTGAATCGACAACATTACCCTCAACATCAGTATCAACCACTATAGAAATACCAACCTCACTAACTGACTGTCAACTTATTTCTCCGTAACAAATACGACCATTCCCTAAAGCCGGAATGcgtaaaaataacagaaaaccAAAGCAGAAAGGAAAGTCTGCTGTTTTAACGGATACTCCAGTCAAACGGCAATTGGAAGAAGCTGCACAAATGCGTGCAAATAAATCTAAGCCTAAGTCCATTGCCCCAAGAAAAGAAAAGCGTAAAGAATTAATAGAGTCCAGTGACGAAGGATCATCAGAAGTAGAGTATGCCGATTCTTCATTGGATATTTCAGAATTATCTTCTGGAGAAGATACGGATGATTTTAACCAGCCCATAACCGTCGATGATTTTGTGCTTGCTATGGTGCACGGAGCTAAGAAAAAGTCTAGCAGGCACTATATTGCCAAAATAATTTCGAAAACGCAAGATGGTTTTAGCGTTAAGTGgctgaaaaatcaaaataggacaacaaaattttatattacagATGAGGAGCTGACCTTCGTTCCTGCATCCGATATTGTTCGAAAATTGCCAACTCCTCTATTTCACGGAGAAACGGGACGATTCGCCAATTTATATTCCTTTCAATTCGATTTTTCCAATTATTCCATTGTTATGTAAACATAGTgctttattaatgtttaatagtTGAAATATTCATACAATTTTTTCACATCGAAGGTGTATTTTTTCactaatttgtgttttttttattgtataattttattgttatcacgtttattttgtttattaattctATCTTtcttaactaaatatattatcaaaataaaaactaatattattgtaGTTTCACTAGTATGTACCCAGTCAACCCCATAGGGTGGCCCAGTTAAACCCGTCACTGTGGTTAACTGGGCCACGGGACACATgtctaaaaaatgcaatatttacaaGGCCACAGCATATATTAACTAATTCATTTGAATTTATTAGATGGAATATTAATATTCTCATAGTTATGAACagaaaaaatatggaaaagcAGTAATTTGTTACAATTACATCACCCAAAAAAAACTGTACCCAGTTAACCTCACTTTACCCTAGATGTTTTTATTGTAGAAGAAAATAGAGTTTTGTTAAGTGCTTCGTGATAAGGtcattacgatcttcttgaagtcctccccgtataatattataaatcatattgtaaataatattatacggcaaataaaataaataaaaataaaaaat
The nucleotide sequence above comes from Hydra vulgaris chromosome 09, alternate assembly HydraT2T_AEP. Encoded proteins:
- the LOC136085306 gene encoding uncharacterized protein LOC136085306 — protein: MAGIEWLHSFMRQQSLALRTPEQTSLSRCTSFNKTNVGAFFSNLEGVINQFNIQAQDIFNLDETGLTSLHKPVKVLALKGQKQVGQATSAERGVLVTACCIVGATGTAIPPYLLFPRVFFKEHMIKGAPVGTKGAATKSGWMISDIFIDVLKHFVDHVRPTTDSPKLILLDNHESHLSIAALNYAKTNGIMLLTFPPHCSHKLQPLDVSVFGPLKKHYNRACNDWMTNHPATPITIYDIGELLGTAFPLAFTPRNISQGFKAAGIYPFDSQIFTEEDFLAATVTDRPDPTVSDTTIESTTLPSTSVSTTIEIPTSLTDCQLISP